A region of the Thermoanaerobaculum aquaticum genome:
CGCCGCTTTACGATTTCGTGGCGGAGGATGGCATTGGCCACACGGTGTGGGTGGTGCCGTCCGAGCTCGCCGCAAACCTGCAACAGGCTTTCCAGCAGGTGCCGGCCCTTTACGTGGCCGATGGCCATCACCGTACCGCGGCGGCAGCCCGGGTGGGGCGGGAACGCAAGGCCAAGAACCCCCAGCACCGCGGGGACGAGCCCTACAACTACTTCATGGCCGTGCTTTTCCCCCACAACCAGCTGCAAATCTTGGACTACAACCGCGTGGTGAAAGACCTGGGCGGGCTTTCGCCTGAGGCTTTTCTCAGCAAAGTGGCAGAAAAATTCAGGGTGGAAAAGGCCAGCAGTGGGCGTCCCGAAAAGCGGCACCAGTTTGGCATGTACCTCCAAGGGCAGTGGTACCGTCTTGAAGCCGTTCCCGGAAGCTTCCGGGAGGACGACCCCATCGGCAGCCTGGACGTTTCCATCCTGCAGGAAAACCTCCTGGCGCCGGTTTTGGGGATCACCGACCCGCGTACCGACAAGCGCATTGACTTCATCGGCGGCATCCGGGGCCTTTCCGCCCTGGAGCAACGGGTGGCGGAAGGCTGGGCGGTGGCTTTTGCCCTCTACCCCACATCCTTGGAGCAAGTGATGGCGGTGGCCGATGCCGGCCTCATCATGCCGCCCAAGTCCACATGGTTTGAACCCAAGCTGCGGTCCGGGCTTTTGGTCCGCACCTTGGACACCTGGTAATTGCCGGTTCGCCGGCAGGAAAGGAGAAGCACCATGCTCATCCTCATCTGTGATGCGTTTGATCCCTCCTTGCCCGACAAGCTCCGCCGTTTTGGCGAGGTCACCGAAGACCCCAACCGCTTGCCGGAAGCGGAGGTGGCCCTCGTGCGGTCCAAGACCAAGTGCACCGCCGAGTGGATGGCCCAGGCCCGCAAGCTCAAGCTCATCATCCGTGGGGGCGTGGGCATGGACAACATTGACCTGGAAGCCGCCAAGGCCCGCGGCATCAAGGCGGTGAACACCCCGAAGGCTTCCGCCGTGGCGGTGGCTGAGCTCACCATGGCCCTCATGCTGGCGTTGCCCAACCGCCTGGTGGAGGCCCATAACTCCATGAAGGAAGGTAAGTTCCTCAAAAAGGAGATCAAGCGCACCGAGCTTTTGGGCAAGACCCTGGGGCTTGTGGGCATCGGCAACATCGGTCACGAGGTGGCGGTGCGGGCGCGGGCCTTTGGCATGCGGGTTTTGGCCTACGACCCTTACGTGAAGCAATCCCAATCGGCCATCTTGGTGGCAAGCCTCAAGGAGCTTTTGCCGCAGGCAGATTACGTGTCGCTCCATGTGCCGCTCACCGAAGAAACCAAGGGCCTCATCAACAAGCAGACGCTTTCTCTCATGAAAGACGGGGCCTACCTCATCAACACCGGACGGGGCAAGTGCGTGGTGGAGGAAGACGTGGCCGAAGCGCTGCGTAGCGGCAAGCTCGCCGGCTATGCCACCGACGTGTACTCTTCCGAGCCCCCGGAACCCGGAAACCCGCTTTTGTCCGCGCCAAACACCCTGCTCACACCGCACATTGGCGCCTCTTCCAAGGAAAACCTTTTGCGCATCGGTGACGAAGTGGTCAAGATTCTGGAGGAATACACCGGCAAGCGGGCGTAAGCTTGCCAAGGAGGCCGATATGAACCGTGCCCACAACTTCAACCCAGGTCCTGCCGCCCTCCCCCTGGAGGTGCTGCAAAAAGTCCAAAGCGAGCTTTTGGATTTTGCCGGTACCGGCATGTCCATTTTGGAGGTGTCCCACCGCTCCAAGGACTACGAAGCGGTGCACAACGCCGCCCAAAGCTTGATGCGCGAGCTCTTGGGAATCCCCGAAAACTACCACATCCTGTTCCTCGGCGGAGGCGCCTCGCTGCAGTTTTCCATGGTGCCCATGAACCTCCTGGGCCCTGGGGTGTCCGCGGACTACGTGATCACCGGTGCCTGGTCGCAAAAGGCTTTTAAGGAAGCCAAGCTGGTGGGAAACCCGCGAGTTGCCGCTACCACCGAGGAAGACGGCAAGTTCACCCGCATCCCCAAGCAGGAAGAGCTGCAACTGGACCCCCAGGCTCGTTATGTGCACATCACCTCCAACAACACCATCTTCGGCACGCAGTGGCACACCTTCCCCAACACCGGCAACGTCCCCATCGTCGCCGATATGTCCTCCGATTTCCTCTGGCGCCCCTTCGACATCAAACCCTTCGGCCTCATTTACGGCGGGGCGCAAAAGAACCTGGGGCCGGCGGGTGTCACGGTGGTCATCATCCGCGATGACCTCCTTGCCCTCTGCCGCGAAGACATTCCCATCATCCTGCGTTTCAAAACCCACGCCAAGGACAATTCGCTGTACAACACCCCACCGGTTTTTGCCATTTACATCGTCAAGCTGGTTCTGGAATGGATCAAGGAAAAGGGCGGCCTGGCCTGGATGGAGCAAGAAAACCGGGCCAAAGCCGCGAGAATTTACGGGGTCATTGACTCCTACCCCGAGTTTTACCGCGCTCCGGTGGCCAAGGACTCCCGTTCCTTTATGAACGCGGTGTTCCGCTTGCCCAGTGAGGAACTGGAAAACAAGTTCCTGGAAGGCGCCAAGGCCCACCGCTTCGTAGGGCTGAAAGGCCACCGCTCGGTGGGGGGAATCCGCGTTTCCATGTACAACTACGTGCCGAAAAGCTCGGTGGAAGAGCTGGCCCGCTACATGGAGGAGTTCGCCCGGGCCCATGCCTGACCCTGCCAGAAGAAATCACCAGGGGCGGGATTGCTCCCGCCCTTTTTTATTTGGCCTCTTTTGTCCAGTCAATTTCGCTGCCAAGCGCCGAATGGGGAATGGCAAAAACCGCCAAGGTCAGCACCGCCGCCACCAGCACCGGCCAGCGACGCGCCCCCTGGCTGCGAACGGCCGCCCAAACCCAGGCCAGCACCACCGCCAACGTCTTGGTGTCGGTGAGGTCCTGGCCCACGGGAAAACCCGTCCAGTAGGCACCAAACGCTGCCTTTTGCACCAGCGGACCCATCACCAGCCCACCAAAAGCCAAAAGCAAAAGCGTTGGCCAAACGTACCGCCGGGGCTCCTCCTCACCGAAAACCACGGCAAAACCGGCACGGTTGGCGGTGAGCATCCCCAAAAACATCGCCACAATATGGGGGAGCAAAAGCCCCAGGGGCACATGACCCTTAAACCGCACCACCACGGGCTCGGGAGGCACCGCCGACCTGCCCCCCATGATCCCATCCCGCGCCAGCATGAACTGGTAAGCCAGCTTCCCCGCCGGGGGTTGTTCGGGGAGAAACGCCGAAAGCTCGTTCCCCTCCCGGGCCAGGGCCAGAAGCTGCCAGTCATCGTGGCTGGGCACCCGCCGGCAGCGCACAAAGCCGGTCACCGGCCCCCCTTCAACGGTCACCGAAACTTGCAGGTCTTTGCCTACCTCGGCAGAACGGGGCAAGCGAAACCGCACCTTCTCTCCGGTTAAAATCGTCACCTCGCCCTTGATCGGCCAGGTAGGCCCGGAAAGGCGTTGCCACACCGCTGCGGCTGCCGTCAGCAGAAATGCCAAAACCCAAAGCGCGGTCTTCTTCATAGCGGCGCATTCTGCCACGAACACCGCCGCAGTGGCTACAATGCCGCCGGGAGGGAGCATGGAGCAGGCACTGCAGGACAAATTCGCACCGGAAACCCGCTGTTTTGGCTGTGGTCCTTCCAACCCCAAGGGCTTGCACATCAAAAGCTTTCCCGAAGGCGATGGGCTTGTATGCCGGTTCACCCCCGAAGAGCACCACGAGGGCTTTCCGGGCTTTCTCAACGGCGGCATCATCGGCACCCTCTTCGACTGCCACATGAACTGGACCGCCGCTTACTTCCTCATGAAGCGGGACAACCTCCCCTCGCCCGCCCCCACCGTCACCGCCGAGTTTTCCGTGCAGCTTCTAAAACCCACACCTTCCCGCCAAGAGCTCCTCATTCGCGCCAGGGTTGTGGAGGCCCAAGGCCGGCGGGTCAAGGTGGAAGGGGAGCTTGTGGCCTCCGGCGAGGTCACCGCCCGCGCCTCCGGCACCTTCGTAGCCGTCAAGCAAGGCCACCCCGCCTGGGGGAGGTGGTGAAAGGGCAGGCGCAACGTTGCTGTGAGAAGCGATTCTAGACGGCGATTTGGCTACCGCTCCGGCTGTGTTACCCGATCTTCTAAGCAGTCTTGCGCCCTCGCACCATGCCCACGAGGTAATTCCAGCGAAAATCAAAATCCCAAAGCTTCTGGCGGTAGCTCTTGGCGGGTAGCAGCAACGTCAAAGCCCGGGCGGCGCAGGCCAGCAGCGGCTTGACCATGAAGATCCACACGAGCTCCGGGTGCCGGCGGACCACCAGCCTGGCCCCCGCTCCCGCCATGCGTGCACGGGACCGGAAGTCCTTCGGCCCCGTGTACGGGTGGTCGTGAAAGCAAACAGCGTCGGGGAGGTACAGGATTTTCCATCCCCGCCGCCAAAGGCGATAGCCCCACTCGCTGTCCTCCGCTGCCGCCCCTGGGAAGCCCTCATCCAGCGGCTCGTCCAAGACCCACGACCGCGGAACCGAAAGGTTGGTTGTCCAACAGGCATCCCAGGGGATGACTTCGTAAGGCTTGAGCCTGGAGAAGTTGAACTGATGTCCGGCAGGGGCCAGCCACCGCATGTAGGGAGTTACGGGGGCCTCCGGGTCCCAAACCGTGAACCCAAGGGCGCCCGCTGGACCAAACTTCACATGCGCCTCCCAGTGGGCGCGCAAACACGCCGGGTGCGGCCTGGTATCGTCGTTAACAAACAAAACCGTCGGTGCATGAGCCACCCGGCAGCCCAAATTGCGGGCGGCAGCAGCACCAAGCCGTGGCTGGGCCACAACCACCAATGGAAAAGACCACGGCCTTTTCAAAGCTTCGCGGGTTGCTGGGTCCTCGCCGTCCAGAACCACCACCACCTCGAAAGATGGCGTTCCCTCAGCCATTTCTCCTAGAGCTTGCAGTGTGCTGGCGAGCTTGGCGGCCCTCCCGGCCGTTGGAATCACCACGCTGAGTTCCACACCACCGTTAGCCATTTCCGGCATAACTTTCAGCTTTTTGCCCCTGATCTTCCGTCCACCCCTTTCCCAATTTGCGGGAACAGACCAGCTGCCAGCACACAGATCGCCGGCGCTAGCGGATAGCGGTAACGGTCCATTACCCCCGCGATCAGGAATGGTGCCGAGTAGGCCAACGAGAAGGCGACTACTAGCCACCACGCCGGAGTTTTACGGAGAAAGCCCACCACCGCACCCACCAACAACAAACAACCCGGTACAAACCAAAGGACCCTTTTAGCCCACAAACGAGCACCGGGCCGATCCCAACTCTTCGTATCGTACAAAAAATAGAACGAAAGCATCCGCCGCATCGTATTCCCAAGGAACTTGGCCGTGGAGAAATTTGCAAGCATCTCCCTCAACTTTGACCGCACGTACCTTACCTCACCCAGGTCTCGATATTTACGGAACTCACTTGCACTTTGGCTGGGGTGATACTTGGCGAGAACCCGCTCGGTAAGAATCCCGCCTGCCTCTGGCGCGTTTCCCAAATACAACTCAAATCCAGCGTTCGACTTAACCGGAACCCAAATACCCAGCCAACCCCTTTGCCACAGGACGTATGGGGCCACCAACGCCCCTGCCACAAAACACACAACACATAGGTCCAATCCCTGCTTGCTTGTTCTTTTCGATAGCGCTGTAACCAACCAGGCACCAAGCGCGCACAGAATGAACCCCGGGAAAAGCAGGATAGAGGCTCCTGCAACGGCTCCAAGAATTGCCGCCTTTGGCACCCCGGGACGGCGGTAGTACAAAACAGAGGCCGCCAATAGCATGGCAAAGCCTAAGGTAACAAAGTTAAAGTCAAGGTGTCCGGTTACGCGGAAAATCCAGGCATCGTAGGGCAGAACCGCAAACAACAGCGCTGCCATAAGCGCCCTATCGACGGATCCAAAAAGCACCTTCGTAACCCAGTAGACCGTTAAGCAGATGAGTGCGGAACATAACAAAGAAACCATGAAGACAGCGAAAATTGATTCAAAAGAAAAACATCCAAACACTGCAAACGCCGCAGCGAAAGGAACAACGACACCTGGAGCAATCCAAGCTGTAGGCCCCGATTGCGCACCAAAGGGATCGGAAAAGCCTCGATCTTTGCAAACCAGGGCGCAAGCTATACTAGAGGCTTCCCAGCCAAAAGGGTGTAAATAGGGCTCATCGCTCTGAACGAAACGGTCCAGGAGCTCTTGTCGTTTCGGAAAAAAATAACCGTAATGCTCAGGAATTGAATAGGACAGGAAGAGGAGACGAACGAGAACTGCCAGCGCCGTTATCGCAAAAATGGAAACCCTTGCGCGCACGTTGCAATATTACTCCATTTGATGGGTTATGGGCCCATCACTATGATGAGCCCAAGAAACTCGCAAGACCTGTGCCGGACGAAAGCGCTGGTAACGGTGGTTGGGCTAAAGCGAGCTATGTCTTATCCGGACAGACTCAAAAAAGCGTAGCAGCAAGGCGGTCAGGCGATCCGGTTGTTCCAACGGCACCAAGTGACCGGATTGGGGGACGGTTTCCAGGTGAGCCTGGGGGAGTTTGTTTGCTACAAACTCTGCCATTTGGTGAAATTCCGGGATGTCGTGTTCGCCGCGAATCACCAGCACCGGGCAGGAAATGTCCTGCAGGCGTTCGGTGAGCTTCCAGTCGCGATCGGGGGCGTCTTTTTCGGTGGCGAGGTACTCGCCAGCCGGAAAATTAAAAACAATTGTTTCGAGTTTTTCGCGGGATTTGGGGTTTTCCCAGGCGGAACGCAAAAGCGGATGGGAAAGCCAGAGCTCCTGGGCTGCGTGCTTGACGCCTTTTTCGCGAATGGCTTGAGCCAAGCGCTTGAAAAAAGCCCAGAATTCGCCAGGCAAAGGGTAGTCAGGTACCAGCGGGCCCACCAGCACCAGGGAACGCACGAGGCTGGAAAAGCGCAGGGCCGCTTCCAGCGCAATGCCGCCGCCTTTGGAAAGCCCCACCACGTGCGCCGGGACGGCGTCTAGCTTTTCCAAAACCACCCGCAGATCGGCGGCGTGGTCACCCCAACGGTAGCCCCCCGGCGGTGACGAGGAACGGCCATGCCCGCGCTGGTCGTACCGAACGACGCGAAAGCCGGCGTCCACAAGCGCCGGCACAAGGTCGTCAAAAACCGTCAGGTCCAGGGAATGGCCGTGGAGCAAGACCACTGGCTCTCCCTGCCCTTCCACGACCACCCGCAAACGCACCCCGGGGGCAACGTCCAGGTCCATCACCGCACCCAGAAGGAAAAGCTTACCGCCCGCTCCAGCTCGTTGCCGGAGGCATCCTCCACGGCATCGGCATCCAGGGTGGCGTGCACCTTTTCACCGCTTACCTGCGTTTGGCTTTCCCACACCACCCACCAGCGGCTCGCATCGTAGCTGGCCACTCCCGGAATGAGGCCGGAGCGCTCGCCCAAAACCCGCAGCTTTTGCGGGTCGAGAGAAGTGGGAGACAAACGTTCAGAAAAAACCCAGACGAGCTTCAGGCGCCCCGGGGGCACCTGGGCGCCCGCCGCCGGAAAGTGGGAGGTCACCACCGGTGCGGCGCGGTCGGCAGCTTCCGGGTAAGCGGCGGCCCATTCCCAGGTGAGGTGAAAGGCCACATCCACAAGCTCCGGTGGGGGCAAGGGCGGCTCGGGGAGGTCCGCATCCTTCAGCCACTTGGAAAGGGCCACGGCCACCACTGCCACCACCACTACGCCAGCCACCACCAAAGCCACCGGCATGTGCTCCAGCACCGCCTGCACCTGCACCATTTCCCCGGCCTGGAGGTTGAACTTCTTGGGCTTTTCCGAAAGCGGGACCACCCTGCCAGCTTCGTCCAGGCGGGCGGGGAAGCGCAGGCGGTAGCGCCCCGGGGGAAGGCCGGTGAGCGACCAGCGGGGGGCCAAGGAGCGAAAAACCGGCTGCCAGCGCCCGTGCTCCCGCCGCTCCAGCTCGGATAAAACCCCCGCCGGACCGGGTTCGCCCTTCCGCCGGGCAGCATCGTCGACAAACACCACCACCGCGACTCCGGCTTCCGGGCGTCGTCCCTTTTGGCTTTGGGTTTGCACGGAAAGGCAACCGGAAAGCTGAAAGGCCAAAAAGACCGCCAGAACACGGGCGGCCAAGGGCCTCACACCCCCTCCCGAATTACCTCCACCTCGCCTGGCAAAACCAGCTTTTCTTCCGGCTGCCACACCCGCCGCACCCCCACCTCCAGGGGAAGCCCTCCCAGCCTCAAGCCCGACGTGGTGGCTTCCACCACCCAACCTTCGGGGGTGGGGTCGGCCAGGCCGCAGTCCCCCACCTCCGGGTGCAGCAGCGAAAGGGGGAGCCGTTGCAGCACCCACAGTGCCTTTTTGCCGGCCGCCACGCCTTCTGCAAACTCCACCCAAAGGGCCAGGACCTCGCCCTCCGGGGATTGCACCAGCCGGTACACCCCCTTGGTGGCACCCCGGGCCACCACCAGGCTTCCCTCCAGGCGGATGGGAGCCGACTCCCCCCGGGCGAGGGTGACGCCGTCCAGGGTGATGCCGTGGGTTCCCAGGCAAAAGGCCTCCAGGCCCTGGGCACCAATGCGGAACTCCACATGCCCGGCGCGGGAGATGCTTTGCGCCAGAAGCAAAAGCGCCGAGTCCTCGGCCACCTTTTCCAGAGGCGGCGCCAGGTCCACGTGGTTGCCAAACTGCGTAAAGCTGCCCCTTCCCAAGCGCATGACCGGTCCCAAAACCACGGTTACCGGCTGATCCTGCACCCGGAAGGTCTCCACCACCTGCAGCTTGCCCTGCGGCTTGACGAAGCCCACCGGGGCCGCCACCACCACCCCGCCCAGCAGGCTTTCCAGGGCCTCCACCACGGTGAGGCGGGCGGCAAAGGAAAGCTCGGGTTTTTTCAAGAAGCCCAAAAGCGCCTTGACCGCCTCCGGGGTTTTTCCGGGGGTGGCTTGGGCGCGCTCCCGCTCCAGCCGCACGTAGTGCTCCACCACCTCCTCCCCGGGGAGCTCCTCGGCCACCCGGTCCAAAAAGCTCTGGGCGGCGGTGAAATCCCGGTCCTCCAAAAGCTTCTTGAAGGTGGACGCCAACCGCTGGCGCAAGCCCGCCTGGGCTCGGTGGGCCAGCTCCGAAAGCTCCCGCTCCAGGCTGGAGCTCAGCGACAACAGCCCCCTTTGCGCTTTGGCCTTTTGCGCCAGCGACAGCACCAGCTCGTAAGGGGGGTAGGTTTGCTCTAAGAGGGTTTCCGCCCATTCCTTGAGCTGCTTTCCGGAAACCTTGTTGCGGGCCTTGCGGTCGCGGACGTTTTGGTCGTAGCCAGCCTCCACGTCCCGCAGCTGGGCCAAAAACTCCAGCGCCGAAGCCGGCCGCAGGTCGGGGTCCCCCAGGCACTTTTGCAAGAGCTCGTCCATGGCCAGTGGCATGTAGTCCACCATGTCGGAAAGGAGATCGGGAGCGGTCCAGCGGGGATAGGGAATGCCGGCAAAGGCTTCGTAGGCCAAAAGCGCCAGCTGGTAGACGTCGGCGTTGGGCTCCACGGTTTCCCCATCGGAAGCCAACCGTTCGGGAGGGGCCCAGGGGGCTGTGGCCCACGCTCCAAAGCCCAGAAGCTCCGTCCGCCGCCGCAGCCGCGGAGGCACGCCAAGGCCAATGAGGGTGGCGTTTTGCTTGCGGTCCAAGACCACCAGGCTGGGGCGCAGCTCCCCGTGCACCACCCCGGTGGCGTGCACCGCCGCCAGGGCCGCCGCCACCTGCCCCACCACGTGAAAGGCTTGCTCCGCCGGCAGGCCCTGCCCTCGACCCTGCAGCATGTGCTTGAGGGTGGCACCCCCCACCCAGGGGCTTTCCGCAAACAGCAGCTCGAAGTTATCGGCGGTCAAGAGGCTTCCCGCCTCCAAAAGGCGCGCCAGGCGGGCGTGCTCCACCCTGGCGCAGGCCTGCGCCCAGGCCAGGAAAAGCTCCCGGTCCGCTTCTTCCGCCGCCAGCTCCGGGCGCAACAGGCGCAGGGCTACTTCCTTGCCCTCGGCGCAGCGGGCCCGCACCACCCATCCGGTGCGGGTGGTGTGCACCGGGCCCAAGAACACAAACCGCCCCTCCTTATCCAGAGGGGCTTCCACCGCCAGGCGCTTGAGCCAAGAGTCAACCTGCGCGCTGGTGAGCTGTGTGGCCAAAACCATAGCCACCTCCTGCTTTTCCTGAAGTTATGTTAGCACGCCCTTAGGACCGGCGGGTGGCTGCGCGTAGCGGTTGCAGAAACCTCTGGATTTCCCCAAAAAGCTCGGGGCGATCGCCGATTTCCGCGATGCGGTTGACGATGGCCGACCCCACCACCACCCCATCCGCCACCTTGGCCACCCGGTTGACCTGCTCCGGCTTGGCCACCCCAAACCCCACAGCCACACGTCTGCCGGTGAGCTTGCGCACCAGACGCACCTGGTCCTCCAGCTCCACCGGCAGCTGCGCTTGCGGGCCGGTGACGCCGGTGTGGGAGACGAAGTACACAAAGCTTTCGGCAAGCTTTTTAGCTTGCTTCACCCGCGCCCGGGTGGAGGTGGGGGCCAGCATGGGGATGAGCTCCACGCCCACCCGCCGCAAGGCCTGGTAATAAGGACCCGCTTCTTCTGCGGGGACATCGGTCAAAAGCACGCCATCAACACCCGCGGTAGCGGCGTCCACGGCAAAACGGGAAAGCCCGTACGCGAGGATGGGGTTGGCGTAGGAGAAAAGCACTATCGGCAGCGAAGAGGAAAAGCGGAGCTCCCGCACGGTTTGCAAAACCCCGGTGAGGGTGGTTCCGGCGGCCAGCGCCCTTTCCGCAGCGGCGCAGTTAATGGGGCCGTCGGCAATGGGGTCAGAAAAGGGAACGCCCAGCTCCACAATATCGGCCCCGCCCCGTTCCAGCGCCCGCAAGACGTCTAGGGTGCGGGCCGGGGAAGGGTCCCCGGCGGTGATGTACGCAATGAAAGCCGCGCGCTTTTCCTTGGCTGCCCGCCGAAAGGCAGCTTCCAGCCGGTTGCTCATAGCCGCACCCCCTCCAAACGCGCCACCTCCGTCACGTCCTTGTCCCCCCGGCCGGAGAGGTTCACCAAAATGGCCTCGGCGGGGGAGTAGCTGCGGGCTACCTTGGTGACGAAGGCCAAAGCGTGGGCGGTTTCCAGGGCCGGCATGATGCCCTCCAGCTCGGAAAGCAGGTGGAAAGCGGAAAGCGCCTCATCGTCGGAAACCTGCACGTACTCCACCCTCCTGGTGTCCTTCCAGAAGGCGTGCTCGGGACCCACCGCCGGGTAGTCCAGCCCCGCCGAAACCGAATGGGTTGGGGCGGTGTTGCCGGAGGCGTCCTGCAGCACGTAGGTGTAGGTGCCGTGCAGCACCCCCGGTGAGCCGCCGGCAAAGCGGGCGGCGTGGTGCCCCAAAAGCGGCCCTCTCCCCCCCGCTTCCACCCCCACCAGCTTCACCTTTTGGTACGGCAAAAAGGCGGAAAAGATGCCAGCCGCGTTGGAGCCGCCGCCCACGCACGCCACCACCAGGCTGGGCAGCGCGCCGTGGGCTTTGCGGATTTGCAGCCAAGCCTCGGCGCCAATGACCGATTGGAACTCCCGCACCATCATGGGGTAAGGATGGGGACCCAGGACCGAGCCCATGACGTAGTGGGTGGTGGCCACGTTGGTGACCCAATCCCGAAGCGCTTCGTTAATAGCGTCTTTAAGGGTCTTGGAGCCGGCATCCACCCCCACCACCTCCGCACCCAAAAGCTTCATGCGGTACACGTTCAGCGACTGCCGGCGCTCGTCTTCGGTACCCATGTAAATCCGGCAGGAAAGCCCCAAAAGCGCAGCGGCGGTGGCCACCGCCACGCCGTGCTGTCCGGCGCCGGTTTCCGCCACCACCCGCACCTTGCCCATGCGCCGGGCCAAGAGGCACTGGGCCAGGGCGTTGTTGATCTTGTGCGCGCCGGTGTGGCAGAGGTCCTCGCGTTTGAGGTAAATGCGGGCACCGCCCAGATGGGCGGAAAGGCGCGCGGCAAAGGTGAGGGGGGTGGGACGGCCGCAGTAGTCCCGGAGCAAGGCCTCCAGCTCCCGACGGAAGCCCTTGTCCCGGGTGGCCTCGCGAAAGGCCTGCTCCAGCTCCTGCAGGGGGGCCATGAGGGTTTCGGGCACAAACCGACCCCCGTAAGGCCCAAAGTAACCGCGTTCATCCGGTAACCGCTTCACGCACCCCTCCCTCACGAACAGCTCGAATAAAGGCCCGAACCTTCACCGGGTCCTTGCGGCCAGGGGACGATTCTACCCCAGAGGACACATCCACCCCCACCGGAGCGCAAACAGCTATGGCTTGCGCCACGTTGCCCGGGGAAAGCCCTCCGGCAATCCAAAAGCGCAGGGCAAGGGGCGGGCTGGCGAGTAGCTCCCAGGGAAAGGTGCGGCCGGAGCCGCCGCCAGCATCGAAGAGGATGCGCGCCACCGGGGCGTAAGTCCTCACCAGCTCCCAGTCCACAGAGGTTTCCACGGTGATGGCTTTGATTACGGCTTTTGGCCCTCCCAGCGCCTGGCAAAGCTCCGGTGGTTCCTGCCCGTGGAGCTGCACTAAGGCAAGCCCGGCCTTTTCCCGCACGGTTTCAATGAAATGCCGGGGTTGATCGCGGAAGACCCCAACCTTGGCGGGAAAAGGCACCGCTTCAATCCACAAACAGTCAGCCACCGAAAGCGTCCGCGGCGAGGAGGGGGCAAACACGAAGCCCAAGTAATCGGCGCCGGCCTCTGCGGCCATGATGGCATCGCCGGCATCGGTAAGGCCGCAGATCTTCACCGTCACCACCGGGCCTCCAAAAGCCCTTTCAGGGCGCGCTCCGGCTCTTCCTGCCGCAGGAGGTACTCGCCAATCAAAAAGCGCCGCACACCTTGGGCCACAAGCTGGGAAAACTGCCCGGGGTCTTTAACCCCCGACTCCAGCACCCCCACCACCCCAGAAGGCAAACCTCGCACCAGAGCTGCTGCCGCTTCTACCTGGACCGTGAACGTCGCCAGGTCTCGCGAGTTGACACCCAAAAGCGTAGCCCCGGCATCCAGCGCCCGCTGCACATCCTCCTCGTTGTGGGTTTCCACCAGCGGCTCCAAACCCAGCTCCCGGCAGCACGCCACCATTTCCGAAAGCAGCGAGCCGGGAAGTACCCGGGCAATGAGCAGCACGGCATCGGCCCCGCTGGCCAGGCCATGGGCCAGGTGTTCAGGGCGGGAAAAGAAGTCCTTCTGCAACACCGGCAAGCTGGTGGCTTGCTTGACCTCAGCCACCCACCGACTGTCCCCGCCAAAGTACCGGGGCTCGGTCACCACCGAAATGGCGGCCGCACCCCCCCGCTGGTACGCCCGGGCCAGCCCCGCGGGATCCATGGGCTCCCGCAGTACGCCGGCGGAGGGGGACTGTCTCTTCACCTCGGCAATGATCCTCACCCCCTCCTCGCTGAGGGCTTGCAGCAAGCTGCGGCGGGGAAACTCGGGATTCGAGGCTTTCGGTGGTTCAGCAAAGCGCGCCGTGCCGGAGGCCACCAAAAGCTCCAGCCAGTTCTTACCCATGGGAAAGCTCCCGCGCCTTGCTCAAAAGCTTTTGCCAAAAGCCCAAAGCGGTGCCGTGCTTTAGCGCCGAGCTGGCCAACTCGTAGCCCTCGGCTACCGTGGCCGCCCGGCCAGCCACCAC
Encoded here:
- a CDS encoding Ig-like domain-containing protein, translated to MRPLAARVLAVFLAFQLSGCLSVQTQSQKGRRPEAGVAVVVFVDDAARRKGEPGPAGVLSELERREHGRWQPVFRSLAPRWSLTGLPPGRYRLRFPARLDEAGRVVPLSEKPKKFNLQAGEMVQVQAVLEHMPVALVVAGVVVVAVVAVALSKWLKDADLPEPPLPPPELVDVAFHLTWEWAAAYPEAADRAAPVVTSHFPAAGAQVPPGRLKLVWVFSERLSPTSLDPQKLRVLGERSGLIPGVASYDASRWWVVWESQTQVSGEKVHATLDADAVEDASGNELERAVSFSFWVR
- a CDS encoding protein kinase domain-containing protein — encoded protein: MVLATQLTSAQVDSWLKRLAVEAPLDKEGRFVFLGPVHTTRTGWVVRARCAEGKEVALRLLRPELAAEEADRELFLAWAQACARVEHARLARLLEAGSLLTADNFELLFAESPWVGGATLKHMLQGRGQGLPAEQAFHVVGQVAAALAAVHATGVVHGELRPSLVVLDRKQNATLIGLGVPPRLRRRTELLGFGAWATAPWAPPERLASDGETVEPNADVYQLALLAYEAFAGIPYPRWTAPDLLSDMVDYMPLAMDELLQKCLGDPDLRPASALEFLAQLRDVEAGYDQNVRDRKARNKVSGKQLKEWAETLLEQTYPPYELVLSLAQKAKAQRGLLSLSSSLERELSELAHRAQAGLRQRLASTFKKLLEDRDFTAAQSFLDRVAEELPGEEVVEHYVRLERERAQATPGKTPEAVKALLGFLKKPELSFAARLTVVEALESLLGGVVVAAPVGFVKPQGKLQVVETFRVQDQPVTVVLGPVMRLGRGSFTQFGNHVDLAPPLEKVAEDSALLLLAQSISRAGHVEFRIGAQGLEAFCLGTHGITLDGVTLARGESAPIRLEGSLVVARGATKGVYRLVQSPEGEVLALWVEFAEGVAAGKKALWVLQRLPLSLLHPEVGDCGLADPTPEGWVVEATTSGLRLGGLPLEVGVRRVWQPEEKLVLPGEVEVIREGV
- the trpA gene encoding tryptophan synthase subunit alpha, whose protein sequence is MSNRLEAAFRRAAKEKRAAFIAYITAGDPSPARTLDVLRALERGGADIVELGVPFSDPIADGPINCAAAERALAAGTTLTGVLQTVRELRFSSSLPIVLFSYANPILAYGLSRFAVDAATAGVDGVLLTDVPAEEAGPYYQALRRVGVELIPMLAPTSTRARVKQAKKLAESFVYFVSHTGVTGPQAQLPVELEDQVRLVRKLTGRRVAVGFGVAKPEQVNRVAKVADGVVVGSAIVNRIAEIGDRPELFGEIQRFLQPLRAATRRS
- the trpB gene encoding tryptophan synthase subunit beta; protein product: MKRLPDERGYFGPYGGRFVPETLMAPLQELEQAFREATRDKGFRRELEALLRDYCGRPTPLTFAARLSAHLGGARIYLKREDLCHTGAHKINNALAQCLLARRMGKVRVVAETGAGQHGVAVATAAALLGLSCRIYMGTEDERRQSLNVYRMKLLGAEVVGVDAGSKTLKDAINEALRDWVTNVATTHYVMGSVLGPHPYPMMVREFQSVIGAEAWLQIRKAHGALPSLVVACVGGGSNAAGIFSAFLPYQKVKLVGVEAGGRGPLLGHHAARFAGGSPGVLHGTYTYVLQDASGNTAPTHSVSAGLDYPAVGPEHAFWKDTRRVEYVQVSDDEALSAFHLLSELEGIMPALETAHALAFVTKVARSYSPAEAILVNLSGRGDKDVTEVARLEGVRL
- a CDS encoding phosphoribosylanthranilate isomerase; the protein is MTVKICGLTDAGDAIMAAEAGADYLGFVFAPSSPRTLSVADCLWIEAVPFPAKVGVFRDQPRHFIETVREKAGLALVQLHGQEPPELCQALGGPKAVIKAITVETSVDWELVRTYAPVARILFDAGGGSGRTFPWELLASPPLALRFWIAGGLSPGNVAQAIAVCAPVGVDVSSGVESSPGRKDPVKVRAFIRAVREGGVREAVTG